tctattttatgtttatattaaatataaatattttttatatctttattcagtctatattcatataatatagAGCTCAGTACAGTGTTTTATGTCTCAGTGCTGGGAAAGTAAACCGAGAGAAACTAAGGCATTTCTTGACATGGCATCAACCAGTCCTGACGAagtgaagcaaaaaaaatagaTCTGGGATCCAGGCATGAATTAAACATGCCTCCTACaagcgataaaaaaaaaaaagtataaatttcGTGATTTAATAAGTGAAACTCCAAATTCATTAAATgtgaagtgaaatatttcaagtctcttttttttttcatgacttcTGGTTACAGCCTATTGAAAATCAAACATGCACTATctcaaattaaattacaaaaaattataatacagaaattctgaaaaactattttcatttattcacaCAACAGTTGGTCATAGCTCCTTTAGTACAAATTACTGCAGTGAATGTGGCATGGTAAGGAGGCATTATTtatcaaaaatattttagcaaACACTTTTTTAGACCTTTAAGTTAATTTTAGAAACAATTCAAGTTTCAATAACCTATAGTACAAGATCCTTGGAAACCCTAATCTTTAGATGAATTAGAGCCTTCATGCTATTGACAGCTCAAGGAAACGTTTGTTTTAACTTTCTAAAACAGAGCAAAATTACAGACACAACACCTTATTTACaaattgatttttattaaaaagaatccCCACAAACAGTTAGCAGCAAAACAgtataggttaaaaaaaaaaaaaaaaaaaaaaagcagaggaaaaaaaaagttctttgaatggcaataattaatttttttactattttctttttctaattaataaggCATTACTTGGGACACTGGGCCATTTGGAACACTTTTACCGTTGGATGATTCAACATAGAACCTTTAATGTTTTACTCTGTTTGAGAAACCGAAGAACCGTTTCTACTGCTAAATTGAAATTTTTAAGAGAAGAATTTGATTAAAAACGTTtaaccaaacaaaccaaaagaaTAACATAGTATTcagtaaaagtaataaaaaaaacatttttataaattatattattattatattataaagggCTTTGCAGTTGTAACTTTTTAGGCTTCAACACTGAACAGTTTCTTTAAGAGGATACCTCTGTTTTAGGATTCCGATAAACCCAAAAAACTTGAACGTtgcttaaaaggaaaaaacttttttgaattcaggactgaaaaaaagtgtaaataatGCTGGATGCAGTCATGCCGTCAAAACAAACTGACAGTCTCATgcaagatatttaaaaaaataatcatgttaaaaaaaaaaaaaaaaaaaggcagctaAATAATAAATTCCTAACTGTACTATAAATGTTGATGGAGGAAAAACCCAGTGTATAAAAGGAGTGTGCGTGTTTGAGCTTTGAATTCTGTTTTTAGTATTCACTGCAGCAACTTTCATTCAAGGCATCAGATGGAAATACGTGAGTGGAACTTACATTCATTTCAATATGAAACTGAAACACGAAACAAATCAGTGTTttagaaattatatttataatgaaacaaaaaagctGCAGCCATTAATTCAGTTCTCTTGGTGCACAACGTGCTCAGTATCCCACAGCAAACCGAAGTCTGCAGTTCCAACAGCCATGGCATAAGCTCTATGAGGTGCAAAATGGATGATGGTCTGCAGCTGGACAGATGTGTTATTGTTGATATCAATGTCCGTCGCCATCCTGAGCCGTTGTCAATTATTTAAGTGCAGCAAGAGCTGCCTCACGAATACAGGATGCTGCATTTTCAATTTCTTCCTCAGTCTGCTGAACAGTCACCACCACTCTAATGCTGGAGAGAgtcatgcagaaaaaaaaattatttacgcATGAAAATATATGAATCAatgcaatattattttattgtaaaattggCCAAGCAAAAGGATAAAACACTTAATATGTAGAAAAATATGTACATGTACTGGATGTAGTGCATAAGTTCTGTATTATGTTATACAGCATATTATTGTTTCTTAATGAAATCTGCTTTTATTCATAAGCTTATTGTTTTTCTGGCACAGGGTGAGCTGAAGGTTTTCCCATTAATTTATAAACAGACAAgaacaaaaatctaaatctatCATGGGTAGAAACTCACCCAAACAGTTCAAGACTGGAAATATACcaggtgataaaaaaaaaaaaaaaaaattattcattaacTGTCCAGTTTGGTTTGGTCTGTACCCATGATAGCCTCAGGTTCCTGTTCTTGGCCGACATGAGTGGAACCTAATGTGGTCTTCTGTCGATGAACCCATTAATTTCAAGATTCACTGTTTTTGTGCATGCCGAGATTAGGcgtgtaataaattaataataaaaaaattaaaaaaacagttcagGTCATATTGATGAATTGGATCATTTTTGGgatcagccaaaaaaaataaataaaataaaataaacatttaacatacatttaataaacattaaaaaacatttaaagcaagGAACATTGGCCCATGGCAACATTCACAATGTCCAGTGCTTAAATAAATTCCATGTGGTCACAAGCTTTTTTCTAGAAACAAAGTATGTGCATCTACATCAATAAGCCATAAAATTACCACCGTATAACATCAACACATTGACATTGATCATCAATTATATAGCAGTAAACTtttgacaggatcatgggtatCCGATGCTTATTTATGCCTCTGGGGAagcaaaggccagcctgtctggtccgatcccacagaaaagtcaatgcagcacAACTCTACAGACACCAAAAAGACACTAgagcacccagtgcaccacagcccaccatACACAAAGCCCAGAAGGGTAAGTGCCTCAGGCTGCTGACCCGGCCTATGACCTCCCCAAATCCCAATCTGATTGAGGATCCACGGTATGAGCTggacaaacaaatctgatccatAGGCCTCTGCAACCTATATCCCGGTGCCAGACACAAAAGTACACCCTTAAAGTTCTTGTGGAGTAGCCAGAGCTGCCCAAGTGGCACAAGGGGTACCTACAAAATATTAGTCATAATGTTTTGCGTTGAAATGTTATGGGCAAAAATatggtttgtgtgcatgcaaaAAAACTGTTTTCCTGTCAGTAATGGTAGATGAATATTCAATGTATAACAGCAAAATCCATGGTTCAGGGAAAAAGATCCATAACGATCACAGATCAACAGCACCAGCTGAGATACTTTCCTTTTCACTACGGTTGTGTTCATTGAGGGGTTATTTGGGTTACTTTGTCCTTCCTGGCAGCCTAAAACAATCTGGTCCGATATCAACAAAGTGTTTCCACATGCAGAACTGTTGCTAAACTGTTTAATACTCAGTTTATGAATTCCTCTAACCAGCCCAAATAATACCAATAATCATGCCACAGTTAAGAGATCACATTTTCCCTTttatgatgtttgatgtgaacatgaaCTGAGAATTTTTACTTATATTGTAGCTGTACAAATGTGTGCGCTGTGTTGCTCTTATATGTTTGGCTTCATTTTCTGCATAAATGTGCAGGTGAACAGAAGTTCCTATAAAAATGGGCAATGAGTGTAGATATTACTTTACATTTCCCATTAATTTGGGTTAGAGAGTTGTTTCGCTCACCTTGGGGGTGGAAGGAAACGCTCCTCTTTGTCTAGGTAGCGAGCCTGAGTCAGAGCTATATGTCTGTCCAAACACTGCAAACAAGAAAATACAACAGACTTAAATCAACTCAGTCCAATCAAACATCCGGGGTATTGCTACAGTTAAGGACCTATTATTATCTTTAATATTTAGCAGTCTTACATGGTAAACAATTTGCCAATTTACATCGAAATTGATTCAATTGCTTAACGTAaaagttccaaaaaaaaaaaaaaaaaaaaacctatagaaaaaaaaaacattaaatataacccTAACTTTGACAAGTTTTAAGAATTTAGATGAGTATCTTACATAATCAACAATGGAACGCAGTGTCCTCATATCACTCTCTCTGGATCCGGTGCTGTTCTCCAGCTGGAGGTGGAGTGCTGGAGCAAAAGACTCCCCAACAACCTTTAAGCCTGGAATCCttaaatggcaaaaaaacaagAGATGAAGATTTACAATAAACAATTTCAAGAAAGAATTTGAAATGATTAAAGTTTTAGCTCTTAATAATAGCATAAACAATTAAGCGTTATCTGCATAGTGTAATAAGTATGTGGGGCCCTGAGAGGACCCAGTCATGTGGTCAAATTTGTACATTTTCTTATGTATATAGTAAAGGTTTTTAAGTAAAGGTGTCAGAAAATCATATAGGCAGAGAACTCAAATCTGGTCGAAACCTGATGTTTTGCCATTTTGGGCCGTGTTCCAGAATTCAGACGTAACAGTATATCGTGGATTTTAATGGCTGCTTACATATGTTGTTTTTCCATGCTCAGAACCAAAGCATGTTCGCACAAACTTTCTAAAAACTATTTCCCTATATTATTAGAAGAGtacacacactcgcgcacacacattaacgaaaACACTTGTCTGTcgtgatttatttttcctttttttaaagtgcaggttaatttgttttatttttacttcatattttgtaccaattatttttatgtatttatttttttgggctgtgaaacaaataattttaatttccattatttcttaagtgttttgaaatataagctcgcttccggaacgaattatatttgtaatccaaggttccactgtaccaaACAATTAAAAGTAACTAATGATTTATGTTTGCAACAATTTCCAATAATTACAGGGTTACATAAACATTTGATAATAATTTACACTACAGAGAAGTGCTTTGAGTTTTTGGCAGAATGCCCAATCGTCCAATATTCAGAAACACTTACCCTTGCAATGCTTTGTGGACACATTTACACTTTTCTCTCAGGATGGTAAAAATTTCTGAAAAAGAATAAGGCACTTTagtcaaaagtttttttttccctttgtgaGAAGAGCAAAGACACAGgcagaaatttaaataaaaaaataatctagcTCACGATGATTAGTTACACGATGATTTGTCTCCTATAATAAAAGTCTTAAacgacaaaaaagaaaaatgatcaatcaggtgtttttattaaaaaggatCTGTACGGACCCCATAAACGCCTATATAGTCATATATTAAATGTAACAGTATTAACTGCCTGTAGTAGTAGCCTAAtagtaaaacattttcacaGTAACAGTTATTGACAATGCTATCATGTACTAAAGTATATGTACGCGCGTGCATGTGGCTTGAGAAGTCGTGGTGCAGACTGAAAAATAGGGCTTCCCTAAAAGCCACTGTACAAGTCGAACCCTTTATTTATTATGGCAACttttataaaaatcatttaaactgAATTGGTTCAATAAAGGTCTATAGAAAGTAAGCCTATAAATAAACATCTATTTAGATATCATGTGGGCTGTCTTGCTGCTAATTCACCAAATTAGTGGTGCTAATGTGTTAGTTGATGCccttattttaatttctataaaAATGTAGCAGTCAACCATCATGCTGAATTACCCCTAACTCTAACCTCCTGAGAATGAAAGATAAAGCTTTAGAAGCTGATTTGTATGACAGATGAGAAGGTGAGAGAACTGCACCAACTTAAAGACTAAATGAGTTACTGCACCGCTCTCATTAGGATAAGTGTAAGAGCTAAATCTCACGATTAGTGCAAGTAGTCAAACGGCACAGCCCATATGCAACTGTTAACCAATGTGAAAATAGAGTAAAAATCAAtgacacagtaaaaaaaacaaaaaaaaaaacgctcttAATAAGCAATCTAcataatataaatgaattaatttattgattaattgaattaaacacAGAGGTAAGACTAATAATTTCTTACTCCTTAAGTGGTATCCTACCACCCAGTTCACATGTGAGACAGAAGTTGAAAGTTAAGTGTTTTACTTAAGAGCACACCGACGCTCCCTGGAGTCCATAAATGCTCTTTACGacaaacttttacattttaaactattGCTGCATCATCCATAATAGAAAGATCCATATAAATCAAGAGAGTTTTCACAATGAATGTTTCAATGAAATCCAGAGTTAGATCTGTGTTGTGTTATGAGTCCCTTTTCGGttctcagtgttttttttttttttgtagctttCATATGGGCCTCAACATATGGTCTAAATCAGGAAGATAGTTGTTCTTTCTGTCTGAAGTCTTTCCAGTTCAAAATTGTGTAGTGGACTGAACCCAGTAATCTGATGGTTAACAAAAACTCTCATTAATCTACTCACTGCTTCTCCCTTCTGATATTCCTGTGCATTCAAACAGTTTTTGTGTGCTTTGTTAAGTAAACAAAGTTGAAATATAGGCTGAGGGAGGAGAGCTTGAATGCTGggcctgtgtgtgggtgtgtgtttacctGGGTCCTCCTCCATGATGTTGAGGGCCTCAATAGCAGCTGTAGCCAACATGGGTGGAAGAGATGCTGAGAAACAGTAGCCCTGTCCAGACAGacgctaaaacacacacacaaacaagtatTACATATTAATCAGAAATATCCTATAAATGCTCAATGTCTAAGTAAAGTATTGTGAATGAAGGTGcctaaggattattattattcaaagtCTATTCTCCACTGAATATCGTGTCCAACAGTCACTGTGATCAAATGGTTCTTTCTGCCAAAAATCTGAATTGCATATACCAGATACTACATAAATGGGTCATCTTGCATTTAGCTTGGTTTATATTTCAAAGGACATATGTATCCACTTATATCCACTGCTTTTGATCATTCTATCGATGATGCAAAattcattctttaaaatgtaaagatttattGCAGCACATCTGATACAGATCATGTCcagaccccccaaaaaattaacTACAGCAATAATTTAGATGTATGATTTGCACAGAGAAGAACAGCATGCACTGAAAGAGGCACAACTCTCAAATACCTGATGATCAATAACAAATGATCGTCCACAGCAGAATCCACCTATGGAACCTACTGCATTCTCCATGTTGGCACTTATGAGGTCAATGTCATCTATCTGAACAGAGTAAAAGCCACAACATTACTAAGACACAATACTAACTGTAGTAATAGACATAGCGGTGGATTTTACAGTGTAAAGTAGGTGTAAATTATCAACAATTTTCATCCAGGGACCTCGATCACTGCAAACATATTTCTACAGatcaagtttttaaataataatttttttattaatttatatatttatggtatgcacatttaaaaaaaaaagtgcatccAAAATCTTGATCTAACATGATTACATAAAGACTTCCTCAAACAAGTTTACGCAGTCTTTTACAAACGATAAATCACACAGCTCACAGGCTCTTTGTCTTTATCTTGTGAGTAGTATGGATTTAAGAGACCCACAGCTGTGAGCTTTTATCGCACACACAGATTTTTTCTTGCTTCTCTCGAAGCTTGCACAACAATCAGTGGAATGCTTTCTGTTACAGCAAATATGAATACATTGTGTAGTTTTGTTTAactgtgttaaattaaataacattttcaaccatcttttacaaatttttaaCAATGACAATGATTTTGATTAGAACTTTCCTTTATTTACATGACTGCAcaacttaatttaaaattaatgcatgGGCAAACTAGCATGCGCTACTTACGTTAACATCAAAGTGTTCAGTGACGCCCCGGCCATGCTCTCCTAACACACCGAAAGACATGCTTTCTTCTAAAAAGATGCGCACTTTATACTTGTACTTCAGCTTTATCTACAAGTAAAAAACACAGCCAGTAAGAATAATTTCACTGGTTATGCATCATTTTCAAAAATTCAGTTGCTAACGGTTTTGAAATCAAGAAACAaaattggtatttttatttaagaagaCCAACATCACTCCTTGAAGTTAGGGGTAAGCATGTTAACACTGTAGTCAGGAGAAATAGTGGACAAGGTGTTTTCTCACCAGCTGTGGGAGAGGGCAGATGTCAGCTGTGTTTATGTACAGGCCTTCCACAACTATGAATCTTCGAGTGACCCTGGCCTTGCGTGGATtctaacataaataaatagaaaatacacATATAATAATATGTGATAGGCAGATAGGCAAGtaatacatttagcagacaatatacaatatataaatacatttatgcagagcgacttacataagtgctttgaagttattaaatataaatggcTATTATAATAATATCCATACACTGGTTTACTAAACGACCAACTAGAAGTACCACTAGAATTGGGGGGGCAAAGTAGGGGGTATTTAAACCAAAAGCCTaaaaaaaacccccaaaaaaCAGAACTTTAGACGTTGCCTAAAGATTGCCAGTGACTAAAGTTTATTCCATCACCAAGGTGCCAAAACAGAAATCAATCTAGACGCAGGTCTCCCTTGATCCCTGTGAGATGGTGGAACCAGACCAGTCAAGCAGTGCTGGATGATCAGAAGATACGTGGTAAAGTGAGGGGGGATAAGTGCTctgaggtaagtgggtgctggcccatttttttggctttgtaggcaagcatcagtgttttgaatttgatgtcgGCAGAGAGAGAGCGGAGAAGTGGGATAGTGCGGGGCAGTTAATGGCAGTTAAAATGTTCCAATTCAAGTCACAAGTCTAGAGTCTTTAGTCCAAGTCTAATGATTCGAGCCCTGAGTCAACAGAATATATATGAAAAGTAGGAGTTGAACTGCATATTAAGGATAAATTAAGCATGTAGCGTTTATTGAGTCTGTGTCCAGTCAGTGTAGACTTAGATTCTTATTCTTGGCCAAAAGAAGAGCAAAAAGCAGAATCCGACCATTCACCTCCAACTTTGTGGTTTCGTATACTACAGGCTGCTTTTCCCCCCCCCACTCACCACAGTTATAAAGAGTGATTATTTGACTTGTATCCTTATGACTACATTTTCCACTCTTATCAACAGGGCACTTCtataatattatttgtttttgtattcaCACTATTCAAAGTAAACTCTAGAAATTATTGTGGTGAAAAACCCATTAGATCAAGAGTTACAGAAATACTTAAACTGACACCAACAATCATGTCATCGTCCATGTGACTAAGATtatatccctttttttttgtcaaggtagcccaaaacaaattaattaaataaagcaaatacacagagcaaatacaaaaaaaaaatttttttaatcagaaactGTCACAAAATTTGGGTGCCCAGCCTGTATGGAGGTCAGGAAAATTACAGCTAagagagaaaaattaaatattgaactTATTTGGTAAAGGAGCCAGATTAAGGCCACGTCTAATAACCACAGAGGCGATATTAGACATCGTTGTATGCATAACTCTTTCCTGACCTTCTGGTCCTCAAGCTCCTGCTCCTTCAGCAGTCGTTCCAGATCCTCCATGTCATTGTGCTTGAAGTACTTAATGAAGCTCCGGGAAGCCTGCAAGCCCTTTTGGATTGCAAAACATGCTGCTTCATCCCTGCACAAACAAGATGACAaacagtacacagtaaaaagTTTTATCCTTGTGAAATCAGAAACTGGTGCATCTGTAGAATAAGCAAAAGTAAATGTTATCAATAAACTAAAGAAACACTGGAgggaaaaacattataaatcaCTCTTGCTGAGAAGACAGAAGTATATAAAATGCAAGCACTTACACAAATACGATGTCACCTCTTTTGGAGTAGGCAGGAATGGCACTGGCTATGGTTGCAAAGCCGTAGGAATAGATGATGGCCTCCTCTGTCC
The sequence above is drawn from the Clarias gariepinus isolate MV-2021 ecotype Netherlands chromosome 17, CGAR_prim_01v2, whole genome shotgun sequence genome and encodes:
- the sptlc1 gene encoding LOW QUALITY PROTEIN: serine palmitoyltransferase 1 (The sequence of the model RefSeq protein was modified relative to this genomic sequence to represent the inferred CDS: substituted 1 base at 1 genomic stop codon) — its product is MXLTTKMAAGQQWVLVEMVQAFYEAPAYHLILEGILILWIIRLLFSKTYKLQERSDLTDKEKEELIEEWQPEPLVPPSLKDQPFLNYDVVTGSPSHKMIVNGKECINFASFNFLGLLENARVKQKALASLRKYGVGTCGPRGFYGTFDVHLELEERLAKFMRTEEAIIYSYGFATIASAIPAYSKRGDIVFVDEAACFAIQKGLQASRSFIKYFKHNDMEDLERLLKEQELEDQKNPRKARVTRRFIVVEGLYINTADICPLPQLIKLKYKYKVRIFLEESMSFGVLGEHGRGVTEHFDVNIDDIDLISANMENAVGSIGGFCCGRSFVIDHQRLSGQGYCFSASLPPMLATAAIEALNIMEEDPEIFTILREKCKCVHKALQGIPGLKVVGESFAPALHLQLENSTGSRESDMRTLRSIVDYCLDRHIALTQARYLDKEERFLPPPSIRVVVTVQQTEEEIENAASCIREAALAALK